A genomic window from Sporosarcina sp. Marseille-Q4063 includes:
- the aroC gene encoding chorismate synthase — translation MRFFTAGESHGPQLTAIIEGLPAQMELTTEMINGELARRQGGHGRGRRMQIETDEVVISSGVRHGKTLGSPVTLTVVNDDWKHWTKIMGVEPLEESMDPADVKRQITRPRPGHADLVGGMKYGHRDLRNVLERSSARETTMRVAVGAVAKKFLEEIGIRTVAHVHEIGGIKIDPTFYENLSMDELREIIEQDPVYCADPEASIKMVQAIDDAKGRGDTIGGVVEVIIEGCPPGIGSYVQFDRKLDGKLAGAMMSINAFKGVEVGLGFEMARKPGSEVHDEIAWDEERGYYRKSNRLGGLEGGMSTGMPIIIRGVMKPIPTLYKPLESVDIDTKEPFVATIERSDPCAVPAASVVAEHVIATELAKTIMEEFRSDTIDGIRKEIEAHRRYVKEF, via the coding sequence TTGAGGTTTTTTACAGCAGGTGAATCACATGGTCCGCAACTGACGGCAATTATTGAAGGGCTTCCAGCTCAAATGGAATTGACGACTGAGATGATTAATGGTGAATTAGCAAGGCGCCAAGGTGGTCATGGCCGCGGTAGACGCATGCAAATTGAAACGGATGAGGTCGTGATTTCCTCTGGTGTTCGTCATGGGAAAACGCTCGGCTCTCCGGTAACATTAACGGTCGTCAATGACGATTGGAAACATTGGACAAAAATTATGGGCGTGGAGCCATTGGAAGAAAGTATGGATCCAGCTGATGTAAAACGACAAATTACGCGTCCTAGACCCGGTCATGCCGATCTTGTGGGCGGGATGAAATATGGTCACCGCGATTTGCGAAACGTGTTAGAACGTTCATCAGCGCGTGAAACAACTATGCGGGTTGCGGTGGGAGCGGTCGCGAAGAAATTTCTTGAGGAAATTGGCATAAGAACCGTTGCGCATGTTCATGAAATTGGCGGCATTAAGATCGACCCTACATTTTATGAAAATTTGTCGATGGATGAATTAAGAGAAATTATTGAACAAGATCCAGTTTATTGTGCAGATCCGGAGGCCTCAATCAAGATGGTTCAAGCAATCGATGACGCAAAAGGCCGCGGCGACACAATAGGCGGTGTCGTTGAAGTGATTATAGAAGGTTGTCCTCCCGGAATTGGAAGCTATGTGCAGTTTGACCGTAAGTTAGACGGAAAACTTGCCGGTGCAATGATGAGCATTAATGCATTTAAAGGCGTCGAAGTCGGTCTTGGATTTGAAATGGCAAGAAAACCCGGCAGTGAGGTACATGACGAAATTGCTTGGGATGAAGAAAGAGGATATTACCGAAAATCAAATCGACTCGGCGGACTTGAAGGCGGTATGTCAACAGGAATGCCGATTATTATCAGGGGCGTCATGAAACCGATACCGACATTGTATAAACCTTTGGAGAGTGTCGACATCGATACAAAGGAACCTTTCGTTGCAACGATAGAACGTTCAGACCCTTGTGCGGTTCCAGCAGCATCCGTAGTTGCTGAACATGTTATTGCTACAGAGTTAGCAAAGACGATTATGGAAGAGTTCCGCTCGGATACGATTGATGGTATTAGAAAAGAAATTGAAGCGCACAGACGATATGTAAAGGAGTTTTGA
- the aroB gene encoding 3-dehydroquinate synthase, protein MGKLSVNIADSSYDVHIGADSYELFTTDYAELLKSVDKIAIIADEHVASLHLSVLQNSLQSIDCEIVVKTVPAGESCKTTNVYTDCLSFLLTNGFTRNSLLIAFGGGACGDLTGFVAATFMRGIRYIHCPTSILAHDSAVGGKTAINMPEGKNMVGSFHQPSGVLFNENLFNTLPPREIRSGMAELIKHAFISDKVWTEELLSNDSFSNPSLEWLAPELLRGIHVKAKIVEEDEYEKSVRKFLNFGHTFGHAVEAVCGFGGLSHGECVMIGMAYSLLLSETDGEVNKSLTNEFIQFASANGYTFTPIHKHSFETFYSYMTLDKKASFGKLNFVLLKKVGIPFVKEIPKERLEKAFEQLQSRTGGTV, encoded by the coding sequence ATGGGTAAACTATCGGTAAACATTGCAGATTCCTCATACGATGTTCATATTGGTGCAGATTCATATGAACTTTTCACAACGGATTATGCTGAGTTATTAAAAAGTGTAGATAAAATAGCAATCATAGCTGATGAGCATGTTGCTTCGCTTCATTTGTCTGTTTTGCAAAATTCATTGCAATCAATAGATTGTGAAATTGTTGTGAAGACGGTGCCTGCGGGTGAAAGCTGTAAAACAACGAATGTTTACACAGATTGTTTATCTTTTTTATTAACAAATGGCTTTACGCGTAATTCCTTATTAATTGCTTTTGGCGGAGGGGCATGCGGGGATCTTACTGGATTTGTCGCCGCCACATTTATGAGAGGTATCCGCTATATTCATTGTCCGACATCAATTTTGGCCCACGATAGTGCGGTCGGCGGGAAAACCGCGATTAATATGCCAGAGGGGAAAAACATGGTGGGATCATTTCACCAACCTTCTGGAGTCTTATTTAATGAAAATCTATTTAATACACTTCCGCCTAGGGAAATTAGATCTGGAATGGCAGAACTTATCAAACATGCATTTATCTCAGACAAAGTTTGGACGGAAGAGTTATTGTCTAATGACTCTTTTTCAAATCCATCATTGGAATGGCTCGCTCCCGAACTGCTCCGCGGAATTCATGTGAAGGCCAAAATTGTGGAAGAAGATGAATATGAAAAGTCTGTCCGAAAGTTTCTTAATTTTGGACATACTTTTGGTCATGCAGTGGAAGCGGTTTGCGGATTCGGAGGGTTGAGTCACGGGGAATGCGTCATGATTGGGATGGCTTACAGTTTACTCTTAAGTGAAACGGATGGGGAAGTAAATAAAAGTTTAACAAATGAATTTATACAATTTGCCTCAGCAAACGGGTATACGTTTACTCCAATTCACAAGCATTCATTTGAGACTTTTTATTCCTATATGACTTTAGATAAAAAAGCTTCATTCGGCAAGTTAAATTTTGTTTTACTTAAAAAAGTGGGAATTCCTTTCGTGAAAGAAATTCCAAAAGAACGATTAGAAAAAGCTTTTGAACAATTACAAAGTAGAACGGGGGGAACGGTATGA
- the aroH gene encoding chorismate mutase — MTVRGIRGATTVVQDDGDAVLVATEALVREMAKENNIAPEDIISVLISTTMDIKSAFPAKAVRSIEGWTYVPVMCTHEMNVPGSMPLCIRILMHANSSMVQKEVHHIYQNEATKLRPDLQK, encoded by the coding sequence ATGACGGTTAGAGGAATACGAGGGGCAACGACTGTTGTTCAAGATGATGGAGATGCTGTTCTAGTGGCAACTGAAGCGTTGGTTAGAGAAATGGCTAAAGAAAACAATATAGCCCCAGAAGACATTATTTCTGTTTTAATATCCACGACTATGGATATTAAATCGGCATTTCCTGCAAAAGCAGTTAGAAGTATAGAAGGTTGGACGTATGTGCCAGTTATGTGTACGCATGAAATGAATGTTCCTGGTTCAATGCCGTTATGCATACGTATTCTCATGCATGCAAATTCTTCAATGGTTCAAAAAGAAGTTCATCATATTTATCAAAATGAGGCAACTAAGCTACGTCCAGATTTACAAAAATAG
- the hisC gene encoding histidinol-phosphate transaminase, which translates to MHWRKALKDMKPYTPGKSIEEVKEIYGLTDAVKLASNENPYGTAPAVQEYFKNMSINFEVYPDGYAGVLRTKMAAKLGVAEDRLIFGSGSDELIVIIARALLGPGTNSIVATPTFPQYAHHAEIEGAQVKEIPLVDGQHDLNGFLQAIDANTSVIWLCSPNNPTGSIINHEDLVDFLGKIPENILVVIDEAYFEYIVDPNYVNTIDLVDQFHNVIVLRTFSKAYGLAAFRVGYGISNSEIITNLDIVRSPFNITTTSLQLAEAALEDDSFIAMCRKLNREQMDRFKEFAEENNLHVFDSEANFMLIEVPMSATEATEKLLGQGYIVRSGDALGVPGYIRVTIGTKSQNDGFLEAFSSLIEGAGLEK; encoded by the coding sequence ATGCACTGGAGAAAAGCATTAAAAGATATGAAACCTTATACACCAGGTAAATCAATTGAAGAAGTTAAAGAAATCTATGGTCTAACGGATGCTGTGAAATTAGCATCAAATGAAAATCCATATGGAACAGCGCCGGCTGTACAGGAATATTTTAAAAACATGTCTATTAATTTTGAAGTTTATCCGGATGGTTATGCTGGTGTTTTACGCACTAAGATGGCTGCAAAGCTTGGTGTAGCAGAAGATCGGCTCATCTTTGGAAGTGGTTCAGATGAACTTATCGTTATCATTGCGAGGGCGCTATTGGGACCGGGAACAAATTCCATTGTAGCAACGCCTACATTTCCTCAATACGCACATCATGCTGAAATCGAAGGAGCACAAGTAAAGGAGATTCCGCTTGTTGACGGCCAACATGATTTAAATGGATTTTTACAAGCAATCGATGCCAACACATCCGTCATTTGGTTGTGCAGTCCGAATAATCCAACAGGAAGTATTATCAATCATGAAGATTTGGTTGATTTTCTAGGGAAAATACCTGAAAATATTTTAGTCGTTATCGATGAAGCTTATTTTGAATATATCGTCGATCCAAATTACGTGAATACGATTGACTTAGTCGATCAATTTCATAATGTAATTGTGTTAAGAACTTTTTCTAAAGCATATGGACTCGCCGCTTTTCGAGTAGGTTACGGAATTAGTAATTCAGAAATCATTACTAATTTAGATATCGTCCGCAGTCCGTTTAATATAACGACAACCAGTTTGCAACTTGCAGAAGCAGCATTAGAAGATGATTCGTTTATTGCGATGTGCAGAAAACTAAATCGTGAACAAATGGATCGTTTCAAAGAGTTTGCAGAGGAAAATAATCTTCATGTATTTGATTCGGAAGCAAATTTCATGCTGATTGAAGTTCCAATGAGTGCAACTGAGGCTACTGAAAAACTTCTGGGACAAGGGTATATCGTTAGAAGTGGCGATGCGCTTGGCGTGCCTGGTTATATCCGAGTCACAATTGGAACCAAGTCTCAAAATGATGGGTTTTTAGAAGCGTTTTCATCATTAATCGAAGGTGCAGGGCTTGAAAAATGA
- a CDS encoding prephenate dehydrogenase, whose protein sequence is MKVNVSIIGLGLIGGSLGLALKRNRDIHITGFDNSYSTMQEAYRRGIIDTIAVSIDSVSEDADIIIFATPVNTTVRLLKGVPNWKLKKDVIITDTGSTKSPIMKAAEPLLEHGITFIGGHPMAGSHKSGVSAAREHLFENAYYILTPTHEAEKTKVNQLRELLIPTKGKVSILNADDHDRMTAIVSHFPHLVASSLVGRLCAQQKEHPFVRELAAGGFRDITRIASADPIMWRDITTQNRDELLNQLDGWMFEMTNVRNMLLQNDSEKIQSYFDEAKTFRDNLPITTQGALYMTYDLHIDIPDHPGVISEVTKILADERISLTNIRIVETRSDVFGILVISFQTAKDRLKAQVALTEETDYSSHIV, encoded by the coding sequence ATGAAGGTGAATGTTTCAATAATTGGTCTTGGATTAATTGGCGGTTCACTAGGCCTTGCGCTTAAAAGAAACCGAGATATTCATATAACAGGTTTTGATAATTCTTATAGTACAATGCAAGAGGCGTATCGGCGCGGAATCATTGATACTATTGCAGTTTCTATCGATAGCGTGAGTGAAGATGCCGATATCATTATTTTTGCAACACCAGTGAATACAACGGTTCGATTATTAAAAGGTGTTCCAAATTGGAAATTGAAAAAAGATGTCATCATTACGGATACTGGAAGTACAAAAAGTCCAATCATGAAAGCCGCTGAACCGTTACTCGAACATGGAATTACCTTTATCGGTGGACATCCAATGGCGGGTTCTCATAAAAGCGGTGTTTCGGCGGCCCGTGAACATCTTTTTGAAAATGCCTATTACATACTGACACCAACTCACGAAGCTGAAAAGACTAAGGTCAATCAGCTTCGTGAATTACTAATCCCTACAAAAGGAAAAGTATCAATCCTAAATGCGGATGATCATGACCGCATGACAGCGATTGTGAGTCATTTTCCGCATCTCGTAGCATCTTCCTTGGTGGGGAGATTATGCGCGCAACAAAAAGAGCATCCGTTTGTTCGTGAGTTAGCTGCGGGCGGTTTTAGGGACATTACTCGAATCGCATCAGCTGATCCAATCATGTGGCGCGATATTACGACTCAAAACCGTGATGAACTATTAAACCAATTGGACGGATGGATGTTTGAAATGACGAATGTCCGAAATATGCTCCTTCAAAACGATTCGGAAAAAATCCAATCGTATTTCGATGAAGCTAAAACATTTCGTGATAATTTGCCAATTACAACCCAAGGCGCACTTTACATGACATACGATTTACATATTGATATACCAGATCATCCAGGAGTGATTTCAGAAGTCACAAAAATACTTGCAGATGAACGTATCAGTTTAACGAATATACGGATTGTCGAAACAAGGTCAGATGTTTTTGGGATTTTAGTGATTAGCTTTCAAACTGCTAAAGATCGGTTGAAAGCCCAAGTTGCACTTACGGAAGAAACTGATTATAGTTCACACATTGTTTAA
- the aroA gene encoding 3-phosphoshikimate 1-carboxyvinyltransferase, with protein MGNLKTIHYNKAIVSGKLEVPGDKSISHRAIMLGSIAEGKTTISGFLNGEDCLRTIDIFKLLGVSIERTGTDVSIDSPGINNWKTPTEELYAGNSGTTARLMLGILAGAAISSAVLTGDESLSVRPMNRVTNPLHAMGASISSENDKDFLPLKIEAESLTAIDYTNPVASAQVKSAILFAGLHAEGTTIVREKTISRDHTEQMLSHFGAEIQSNNGEISITGGSSLSGTNVHVPGDISSAAFFMVAAALVKDSSITFTNLGLNPTRSGILDVLRNMGVDVNVMNESAENGERSGNVTIAYNKIIPTEIGGSLIPRLIDELPIIALLATQAEGTTIIKDASELRVKETDRIAAVTNELTKLGANIEATDDGMIIQGPTVLTGGTMDSYGDHRLGMMAAIASLITTEPITIIDSACIDISYPAFFEDLEMIVGK; from the coding sequence ATGGGGAATTTGAAAACGATTCATTATAATAAAGCTATAGTATCAGGTAAGCTTGAGGTACCGGGTGATAAATCTATTTCGCATCGAGCGATTATGCTGGGGTCAATTGCGGAAGGGAAAACGACAATATCAGGATTCCTAAACGGCGAAGATTGCTTGCGTACAATCGACATCTTTAAATTATTAGGTGTGTCGATTGAAAGAACAGGCACAGATGTTTCAATTGATAGCCCTGGAATAAACAATTGGAAAACGCCAACAGAAGAGTTATACGCGGGAAATTCAGGTACAACAGCTCGTCTGATGCTCGGGATTCTCGCAGGTGCTGCTATTTCTTCAGCCGTTTTAACAGGCGATGAATCATTATCTGTAAGACCAATGAATCGAGTAACAAACCCATTGCACGCAATGGGGGCTTCGATTTCAAGTGAAAACGATAAAGATTTTTTGCCATTAAAAATTGAGGCGGAATCTCTTACTGCAATCGATTACACGAACCCTGTTGCTAGTGCTCAGGTGAAATCAGCAATTCTTTTTGCCGGTTTACATGCAGAAGGAACGACGATTGTTCGTGAAAAAACGATATCGCGTGATCATACAGAACAAATGCTTTCCCATTTCGGAGCTGAGATTCAATCAAATAATGGGGAAATCAGCATCACTGGCGGCAGTTCGCTCAGTGGAACAAATGTACATGTCCCGGGTGATATATCGTCTGCTGCATTCTTCATGGTCGCCGCCGCGTTGGTAAAAGATAGTTCGATAACTTTTACTAATCTTGGGCTTAATCCTACGCGTTCTGGCATTCTTGATGTCTTACGGAACATGGGTGTAGACGTAAATGTGATGAATGAGTCGGCAGAAAACGGAGAACGTTCCGGAAATGTAACGATAGCATATAATAAAATAATCCCTACAGAAATAGGCGGTTCGCTCATTCCGCGACTAATTGATGAACTACCAATTATCGCTTTACTTGCAACGCAAGCTGAGGGTACTACGATTATTAAAGATGCATCCGAACTTCGCGTTAAAGAAACGGATCGAATTGCCGCAGTAACAAATGAGTTGACAAAACTTGGTGCGAATATCGAAGCAACTGATGATGGGATGATTATTCAAGGACCGACTGTACTTACAGGCGGTACTATGGATTCTTACGGCGACCATCGATTGGGAATGATGGCTGCAATTGCCTCGCTAATAACTACTGAACCGATTACTATAATAGATTCAGCGTGTATTGATATTTCATACCCTGCATTCTTTGAAGACTTAGAAATGATTGTTGGCAAATAG